A region from the Janthinobacterium agaricidamnosum genome encodes:
- a CDS encoding helix-turn-helix domain-containing protein: protein MSSPELVLRVLRTQLRAAGITYKVLAERIGMSESSVKRMFGQHDMSLSRLALICKASGIAMEDVLRGAADITPHADTLTLVQEKSLVAHPRLLLVAICCLGHWSLEQVVETYALTQAECIGCLAELDRLGLIELKPLNRYSLRVSNAFHWLADGPVQQYFREHVVADYFSGHFDGAGETLMCIPARLSLSSAQELVQKIRQLAEELARLHQNDRRLPPQERDGFTLLLGFRSWEFAAFTALRRSSASAAPAAPYQTGPRNR, encoded by the coding sequence GTGAGTTCACCTGAACTGGTTTTGCGCGTGCTGCGCACCCAACTGCGTGCCGCCGGCATCACGTACAAGGTATTGGCCGAACGCATCGGCATGAGCGAGTCGAGCGTCAAGCGCATGTTTGGCCAGCACGACATGTCGCTGTCGCGCCTGGCCCTGATCTGCAAGGCATCGGGCATCGCCATGGAAGACGTGCTGCGCGGCGCGGCCGACATCACGCCGCATGCCGACACGCTCACCCTGGTGCAGGAAAAGTCGCTGGTGGCGCATCCGCGTCTGCTGCTGGTGGCGATCTGCTGCCTCGGCCACTGGAGCCTGGAGCAGGTGGTGGAAACGTATGCGCTGACGCAGGCCGAATGCATCGGTTGCCTGGCCGAACTGGACCGGTTGGGCTTGATCGAACTCAAACCGCTGAACCGCTACAGCCTGCGCGTCTCGAACGCCTTCCACTGGCTGGCCGACGGCCCGGTGCAACAGTACTTCCGCGAACACGTGGTGGCCGATTATTTCAGCGGGCATTTTGACGGCGCCGGCGAGACCCTGATGTGCATCCCGGCGCGCCTGTCGCTGTCGAGCGCGCAGGAGCTGGTACAGAAGATCCGCCAGCTGGCCGAGGAACTGGCGCGCCTGCATCAGAACGACCGCCGCCTGCCGCCGCAGGAACGCGACGGCTTTACCCTGCTGCTGGGCTTTCGCTCATGGGAATTTGCCGCCTTCACGGCCCTGCGCCGCAGCTCGGCGTCCGCCGCCCCGGCGGCGCCTTACCAGACCGGTCCCAGGAACAGGTAA
- a CDS encoding outer membrane protein: MFPSFRFPAALLALAAIAPLHAAAAEPAPGPFYAGASYGFRASTGLDCIAGQSDCDKSSKRNGKAYLGYSFDALPFQGGVALPSVELVGYMGGEVKSGFDTDAGKRAGRGKFTGLGIQGVLGYQFDAFTLSGRAGAAYTQGKVDYLGGGSDKKDKIGLTYGIGAAYALNQNWSLHLDWDRVPVKYSSKQTTKVDMFSLGASYRF, translated from the coding sequence ATGTTCCCATCTTTCCGTTTCCCCGCAGCGCTGCTGGCGCTGGCCGCCATCGCTCCCTTGCACGCCGCCGCCGCCGAACCGGCGCCGGGTCCCTTCTATGCGGGCGCCAGCTACGGCTTTCGCGCCAGCACAGGCCTCGATTGCATCGCCGGACAAAGCGATTGCGACAAAAGCAGCAAGCGCAATGGCAAGGCCTACCTGGGTTACAGTTTCGACGCGTTGCCGTTTCAGGGCGGCGTGGCCCTGCCTTCGGTTGAGCTGGTGGGGTACATGGGCGGCGAGGTCAAGTCCGGCTTCGATACGGACGCCGGCAAGCGCGCTGGCCGCGGCAAGTTCACGGGCCTCGGCATCCAGGGCGTGCTCGGCTACCAGTTCGACGCCTTTACCCTGAGCGGACGCGCCGGCGCGGCGTACACGCAGGGCAAGGTCGATTATCTGGGCGGCGGTTCGGACAAGAAGGACAAGATCGGCCTGACTTACGGCATCGGCGCGGCGTATGCGCTGAACCAGAACTGGTCGCTGCACCTCGACTGGGACCGCGTGCCGGTCAAATACAGCAGCAAGCAAACGACCAAGGTCGACATGTTTTCGCTGGGCGCGTCCTACCGTTTCTAA
- the hslU gene encoding ATP-dependent protease ATPase subunit HslU produces MNMTPSEIVTELDKHVVGQAKAKRAVAIALRNRWRRQQVAEPLRHEITPKNILMIGPTGVGKTEIARRLAKLAEAPFIKIEATKFTEVGYVGRDVDTIIRDLIDIGIKQTRALEMKKVRARAEDAAEDRVIDILVPPARDFGFTPNTAAAVDTGSGDSTRQTFRKRLRQGELDDKEIEIELAEAGPQMEIMAPPGMEEMTEQIKSMFSGVGGQRKKARKVKIKEALKLLVEEEAAKLLNEDELKQKAIQNVEQNGIVFLDEIDKIASRSESGGADVSRAGVQRDLLPLVEGTTVNTKYGMIRTDHILFIASGAFHLSKPSDLIPELQGRFPIRVELESLSIADFERILTSTDACLTMQYEALLATENLKLQFAPEGITRLAEIAYSVNERTENIGARRLHTVMEKLLEEVSFTASEGSSSTENLLVIDAAYVNERLEALSVNEDLSRYVL; encoded by the coding sequence ATGAACATGACCCCGTCGGAAATCGTCACGGAACTCGACAAGCACGTGGTGGGCCAGGCCAAGGCCAAGCGCGCCGTCGCCATCGCCCTGCGCAACCGCTGGCGCCGCCAGCAGGTGGCCGAACCTCTGCGCCATGAAATCACGCCCAAGAACATCCTCATGATCGGCCCCACGGGCGTCGGCAAGACGGAAATCGCGCGCCGCCTGGCCAAGCTGGCCGAGGCGCCCTTCATCAAGATCGAAGCGACCAAATTTACGGAAGTCGGTTATGTGGGCCGCGACGTCGACACCATCATCCGCGACCTGATCGACATCGGCATCAAGCAGACGCGCGCGCTGGAAATGAAAAAAGTGCGCGCGCGCGCCGAAGATGCGGCCGAAGACCGCGTGATCGACATTCTCGTGCCGCCGGCGCGCGACTTCGGCTTCACGCCGAATACGGCAGCGGCCGTGGACACGGGCAGCGGCGACAGCACGCGCCAGACCTTCCGCAAGCGCTTGCGCCAGGGCGAGCTCGATGACAAGGAAATCGAGATCGAGCTGGCCGAGGCGGGGCCGCAGATGGAAATCATGGCGCCGCCGGGCATGGAGGAAATGACGGAGCAGATCAAGTCCATGTTCTCGGGCGTGGGCGGGCAGCGCAAGAAGGCGCGCAAGGTCAAGATCAAGGAAGCCTTGAAACTGCTGGTCGAGGAAGAAGCGGCCAAGCTGCTCAACGAAGATGAGCTGAAACAGAAGGCCATCCAGAACGTCGAGCAGAACGGCATCGTGTTTTTGGACGAAATCGACAAGATCGCCTCGCGTTCGGAATCGGGCGGCGCCGACGTCTCGCGCGCCGGCGTGCAGCGCGACCTGCTGCCGCTGGTCGAGGGCACGACCGTCAACACGAAATATGGCATGATCCGCACGGACCACATCCTGTTCATCGCCTCGGGCGCCTTCCATTTGTCGAAGCCGTCGGACCTGATTCCCGAGCTGCAGGGGCGCTTCCCCATCCGCGTGGAGCTGGAATCGCTGTCGATTGCGGACTTCGAGCGCATTTTGACGAGCACCGACGCCTGCCTGACGATGCAGTACGAAGCCTTGCTGGCGACGGAAAACCTGAAACTGCAATTCGCGCCGGAAGGCATCACGCGCCTGGCGGAAATCGCCTATTCGGTCAACGAGCGCACGGAAAACATCGGCGCGCGCCGGCTGCACACGGTGATGGAAAAACTGCTGGAAGAAGTGTCGTTTACGGCCAGCGAAGGCAGCAGCAGCACGGAAAACCTGCTGGTGATCGATGCCGCGTACGTCAACGAACGCCTGGAAGCGCTGTCGGTCAACGAGGACCTGTCGCGCTACGTGCTGTAA
- the hslV gene encoding ATP-dependent protease subunit HslV — translation MEQFHGTTILCVRRGKQVALGGDGQVTLGNIVMKGTARKVRKLYQGKVLVGFAGGTADAFTLLDRFEGKLEKHQGNLLRASVELAKDWRTDRVLRRLEAMLLVADSESTLVITGNGDVLEPEDGIGAIGSGGTYAQSAAKALQENTDLSPADVVKKSLTIAAELCIYTNMSHIIETLD, via the coding sequence ATGGAACAATTTCACGGCACCACCATCCTCTGCGTCCGGCGCGGCAAGCAAGTCGCCCTGGGTGGCGACGGCCAGGTAACGCTCGGCAACATCGTCATGAAGGGCACGGCCCGCAAAGTGCGTAAGTTGTATCAGGGCAAGGTCCTGGTCGGCTTTGCCGGCGGCACCGCCGACGCCTTTACCCTGCTCGACCGATTTGAAGGCAAGCTGGAAAAACACCAGGGCAATTTGCTACGCGCCTCTGTCGAACTGGCCAAGGACTGGCGCACCGACCGCGTGCTGCGCCGCCTGGAAGCGATGCTGCTGGTGGCCGACAGCGAGTCGACCCTGGTCATCACAGGCAATGGCGACGTGCTGGAACCGGAAGACGGCATCGGCGCCATCGGCTCGGGCGGCACCTACGCCCAATCCGCCGCCAAGGCGCTGCAGGAAAACACGGATTTGTCACCGGCCGACGTGGTCAAGAAATCGCTGACCATCGCCGCCGAGCTGTGCATTTATACGAATATGTCGCACATCATCGAGACGCTCGACTAA
- the dksA gene encoding RNA polymerase-binding protein DksA: MTKTNKSTPAANQDIPLISEDQIRAMSEDDYMNPAQLAFFKARLQQLEKDLLKNAGETTEHLRETVLVPDPADRATIEEEHALELRTRDRERKLLKKVQQSIASIDAGDYGWCEETGEPIGIPRLIARPTATLSLEAQQRRELKQKLYGD; encoded by the coding sequence ATGACCAAAACTAATAAATCGACCCCGGCCGCCAACCAAGACATCCCTCTCATCAGCGAAGACCAAATTCGCGCCATGAGCGAAGATGACTACATGAATCCGGCACAACTGGCATTCTTCAAGGCGCGCCTGCAGCAGCTCGAGAAAGACCTGCTGAAAAACGCCGGCGAAACCACGGAACACTTGCGTGAAACCGTGCTCGTACCGGACCCTGCCGACCGCGCCACCATCGAGGAAGAGCATGCGCTGGAACTGCGCACGCGCGACCGCGAACGCAAATTGCTGAAGAAAGTACAGCAATCGATCGCCAGCATCGATGCCGGCGACTATGGCTGGTGCGAAGAAACGGGCGAGCCTATCGGCATCCCGCGCCTGATCGCCCGTCCGACCGCCACCCTGTCGCTGGAAGCCCAGCAACGGCGCGAACTGAAGCAAAAGCTGTACGGCGACTGA
- a CDS encoding CobW family GTP-binding protein, translating to MALIPTTILTGFLGAGKTTLLNRILQEDHGMRIAVIENEFGQENIDNDILVQDSNEHIIEMNNGCICCTVRGDLIVGLTELARKRDAGLLAFDRVVIETTGLANPGPVAQTFFVDEEVGSHYMLDAIITVVDARHAMKQLDEYEEAQRQVGFADKLLLSKTDLVSEDDVAALTRRLKRINPRAPIAKVDFGRAPLAEVLDIRGFNLNEKLELDPDFLETETAHVHDHDHAHDHEHAHEHGNEHGHEHAHEHSDACATDCGHADHHHAQHSDDIAAFVFKSTQPFDSAKLDEFLGGLVQVYGPRMLRYKGVLLMQGAERKVVFQGVHQLMGSDLGAKWGEHEVRGSKMVFIGKNLPKDIFIRGLEQCLV from the coding sequence ATGGCACTGATTCCAACCACCATCCTCACCGGCTTCCTGGGCGCAGGCAAAACCACCTTGCTCAACCGCATACTGCAGGAAGACCATGGCATGCGCATCGCCGTGATCGAAAACGAGTTTGGCCAGGAAAACATCGACAATGACATCCTGGTGCAGGACAGCAACGAGCACATCATCGAGATGAACAACGGCTGCATCTGCTGCACCGTGCGTGGCGACCTGATCGTGGGCTTGACGGAACTGGCGCGCAAGCGCGACGCCGGACTGCTGGCGTTCGACCGCGTCGTCATCGAAACGACGGGCCTGGCCAATCCCGGCCCCGTGGCGCAGACCTTCTTTGTCGACGAAGAAGTGGGCAGCCACTACATGCTCGACGCCATCATCACGGTGGTCGATGCGCGTCATGCGATGAAGCAACTCGATGAATACGAGGAAGCCCAGCGGCAAGTGGGCTTTGCCGACAAGCTGCTGCTGTCGAAAACCGACCTCGTCAGTGAAGACGACGTGGCCGCCCTGACGCGCCGTTTGAAACGCATCAATCCCCGCGCGCCCATCGCCAAGGTCGATTTCGGCCGCGCGCCGCTGGCCGAAGTGCTCGACATCCGCGGTTTCAACCTGAATGAAAAACTGGAGCTGGACCCGGATTTCCTGGAGACAGAGACGGCGCACGTCCACGATCACGACCATGCGCACGACCACGAGCACGCACATGAACACGGCAATGAGCACGGCCATGAGCACGCGCATGAGCACAGCGACGCCTGCGCCACCGATTGCGGTCATGCCGACCACCACCATGCGCAACACAGCGACGACATCGCCGCCTTTGTTTTCAAGAGCACGCAACCGTTCGACAGCGCCAAGCTCGACGAGTTCCTCGGCGGCCTGGTGCAAGTGTATGGCCCGCGCATGCTGCGCTACAAGGGCGTGCTGCTGATGCAGGGCGCCGAACGCAAGGTGGTCTTCCAGGGCGTGCACCAGCTGATGGGCAGCGACCTGGGCGCCAAATGGGGCGAACACGAAGTGCGTGGCAGCAAAATGGTCTTTATTGGCAAAAATCTACCAAAAGACATTTTTATTCGCGGACTCGAACAATGTTTGGTATAA
- a CDS encoding tyrosine recombinase XerC, whose translation MHAARGKAEWLDAYLAQLATQRKLSPHTLDAYGRDLRALLELSGNTPWTALAHNEVRRYTAKLHAGGLDPRSIARKLSSWRGFFNWLSGETALDANPVDGIRAPKRAKTLPKALSVDDAVRLVAPAQHQQGAAEPEQLCNRAMFELLYSSGLRVSELTSLDTHYCKAENGREASLGWLDMASFEVIVTGKGNKMRKVPVGKAALVALTAWLAVRPPAADGSAALFLSTRGTRISPRVLQLRLKAHALATDIPANVHPHVLRHSFASHVLQSSGDLRAVQEMLGHSSITSTQVYTALDFQHLAHVYDQAHPRAKVK comes from the coding sequence ATGCATGCGGCGCGCGGCAAGGCAGAGTGGCTCGACGCCTACCTGGCGCAGCTGGCCACGCAGCGCAAGCTGTCGCCGCATACGCTGGACGCTTACGGGCGCGACTTGCGCGCCTTGCTGGAACTGAGCGGCAATACGCCGTGGACGGCGCTGGCGCACAACGAAGTGCGCCGCTACACGGCCAAGCTGCATGCCGGCGGCCTGGACCCGCGCTCGATCGCCCGCAAGCTGTCATCGTGGCGCGGTTTTTTCAACTGGCTCAGCGGTGAAACGGCGCTCGACGCCAATCCCGTCGACGGCATCCGCGCGCCCAAGCGGGCCAAGACCTTGCCCAAAGCCCTGTCGGTGGACGACGCCGTGCGCCTCGTGGCGCCCGCGCAACACCAGCAAGGCGCTGCCGAGCCGGAGCAACTGTGCAACCGCGCCATGTTCGAGCTGCTGTATTCAAGCGGCTTGCGCGTGTCCGAACTGACCAGCCTGGACACCCATTACTGCAAGGCCGAGAACGGCCGGGAGGCCTCGCTGGGCTGGCTCGACATGGCCAGCTTCGAAGTCATCGTCACAGGCAAGGGCAACAAGATGCGCAAGGTGCCCGTCGGCAAGGCGGCCCTCGTGGCCCTGACGGCCTGGCTGGCCGTGCGCCCGCCAGCGGCCGATGGCAGCGCTGCATTGTTTCTCAGCACGCGCGGCACGCGCATCTCGCCGCGTGTACTGCAGCTGCGCCTGAAGGCGCACGCGTTGGCGACCGACATTCCCGCGAATGTGCACCCGCATGTGCTGCGCCACTCGTTCGCTTCGCATGTGCTGCAATCGTCGGGCGACTTGCGCGCCGTGCAGGAAATGCTGGGCCATTCCAGCATCACCTCGACCCAGGTCTACACGGCCCTCGATTTCCAGCACCTGGCGCACGTATACGACCAGGCGCACCCGCGCGCCAAGGTCAAGTAG
- a CDS encoding DUF484 family protein — MTATLDSSTVAQYLSEHPTFFEEHTVLLGEVKLSSPLTGRTISLQERQMEVMRDKYKALELRMSKLSRLAEENGDIASKFHGWNQAMLQVRNDADMPRVLVDALQSNFDVPYVSLRLWQVLPEHADGWFTEDVTADVRMFANSLQTPYCGSNRDFEAVHWLQADKIESTVMIALRAPNTTGTFGLLVLGSPDSERFTSSMGTDFLVHIGATAGAALAALRAGTPA, encoded by the coding sequence ATGACCGCCACACTCGATTCCAGCACCGTCGCCCAGTACCTGAGCGAGCATCCGACGTTCTTCGAAGAGCATACCGTGCTGCTCGGCGAGGTCAAGCTGAGCAGCCCGCTGACGGGACGCACCATCTCGCTGCAGGAGCGGCAGATGGAAGTGATGCGCGACAAGTACAAGGCGCTCGAGCTGCGCATGTCCAAGCTGAGCCGCCTGGCCGAGGAAAATGGCGATATCGCCAGCAAGTTCCACGGCTGGAACCAGGCCATGCTGCAAGTGCGCAACGATGCGGACATGCCGCGCGTGCTGGTCGATGCCTTGCAAAGCAATTTCGACGTGCCCTACGTCAGCCTGCGCCTGTGGCAAGTACTGCCGGAACACGCCGACGGCTGGTTCACGGAAGATGTGACGGCCGACGTGCGCATGTTCGCCAACAGCCTGCAAACGCCGTACTGCGGCAGCAACCGCGATTTCGAAGCCGTGCACTGGTTACAGGCGGACAAGATCGAATCGACCGTCATGATCGCCCTGCGCGCCCCGAACACCACGGGCACCTTCGGCTTGCTGGTGCTGGGTTCGCCCGACAGCGAACGCTTTACCTCGAGCATGGGCACGGATTTCCTCGTGCATATCGGCGCCACAGCCGGCGCCGCGCTGGCCGCGCTGCGCGCCGGCACGCCTGCCTGA
- a CDS encoding porin, with amino-acid sequence MSIGAGRAEIARYKNTTGACSYAAFHQSFHAYLTNPARLARRRIKVHSSKRDSQRISICSDLGRNSLLNREEDMKKSLVALALFGAFAATAQAQSSVQIYGTIDAGLGKATGSTTAVTKRDNNKLGFKGTEDLGNGLKAIFQLEIRYESDTGTVENTSGANSRPLFQGQSRVGLQGDFGTVRLGRGLTAYQEVSTSFEPWSGMPTPAGFQTDLTVAGYTSDPLSAPGNSRNRFSNAVFYNTPVFNGFQLNATVAAKEANNNSAVPARAPGNSVTFASGNRAVAANVAPTSTPYSISATYTSTGFAAMAAYERNGLQAKLWSVAASVNPIPELKVMLSIQHQKDDDFKIINTGTKSWVLGANYDVGPGKIRAGYGQKTPDGVVKTKQASLGYDYNLSKRTYVYADISNKKAAVADSINYNVAKSVNYVGIGVHHNF; translated from the coding sequence TTGTCCATCGGCGCAGGACGGGCAGAAATCGCGCGTTACAAAAATACAACAGGGGCATGCAGTTATGCCGCTTTTCACCAATCTTTTCACGCATATTTGACCAATCCCGCGCGTCTTGCGCGCCGACGAATTAAGGTTCATTCATCGAAACGCGACAGTCAGCGCATTTCAATCTGCTCGGATCTCGGACGGAACTCACTTTTAAATAGGGAAGAAGACATGAAAAAATCACTCGTTGCCCTCGCACTCTTCGGCGCCTTTGCCGCAACCGCACAAGCGCAGTCGTCCGTCCAAATCTACGGCACGATCGATGCAGGCCTGGGCAAAGCGACTGGTTCAACCACCGCTGTCACGAAGCGCGACAACAACAAACTGGGCTTCAAGGGTACGGAAGATCTGGGCAATGGTTTGAAAGCTATTTTCCAACTGGAAATTCGCTATGAATCCGACACCGGCACCGTAGAAAACACGTCGGGCGCCAATTCGCGTCCGCTGTTCCAGGGTCAAAGCCGCGTCGGCCTGCAAGGCGACTTCGGTACCGTACGCCTGGGCCGTGGCCTGACCGCATACCAGGAAGTGAGCACCTCGTTCGAACCATGGTCGGGCATGCCTACGCCAGCCGGTTTTCAGACCGACCTGACCGTCGCCGGCTACACCAGCGATCCGCTGAGCGCACCAGGCAACTCGCGTAACCGCTTCTCGAACGCCGTGTTCTACAACACGCCAGTGTTCAATGGCTTCCAGCTCAACGCCACCGTTGCTGCCAAGGAAGCTAATAACAACAGCGCAGTGCCAGCGCGCGCGCCGGGCAACTCGGTAACATTTGCTTCGGGCAACCGTGCCGTGGCAGCCAACGTGGCGCCGACGTCGACCCCGTACTCGATCTCCGCAACGTACACCTCGACTGGATTTGCTGCCATGGCTGCCTACGAGCGCAATGGCTTGCAAGCCAAGCTGTGGTCGGTTGCTGCCTCGGTCAATCCTATTCCTGAGCTGAAAGTCATGCTGTCGATCCAGCACCAGAAAGATGATGACTTCAAAATCATCAATACCGGCACCAAATCGTGGGTACTGGGCGCCAACTACGACGTAGGCCCAGGCAAGATCCGCGCCGGCTATGGCCAGAAAACGCCCGATGGCGTCGTCAAAACCAAGCAAGCATCGCTGGGCTATGACTACAATCTGTCGAAGCGCACCTACGTCTATGCAGATATCTCGAACAAAAAAGCCGCTGTTGCTGACAGCATCAACTACAACGTTGCGAAAAGCGTCAACTACGTCGGCATCGGCGTACATCACAACTTCTAA
- a CDS encoding tetratricopeptide repeat protein encodes MANRETLGLIKGARAGDVACQLALGRVYLFGHGVPQSLPTALHWLARAAQEDSEEACRLIGTHVPFEVAQPAAKALIPYYAQAFDAGLVQAGLVLAQLVLGNAASHCEALRAKARVALDAAVRAGLPDAQWLLSLQEKSSATPGPATSVAGELAFDGDAPLHAWLEQAWRQGNHAGFLSQGLPLARELLLRQAAAGARTIALDAQQVLLLSRCAQALAPGGDAEGWQCCELAAHGGDRTAQLELGLGYARMDAHGQRLATRNGAANFKRAVRWLTQAGEQGLAEAWFVLSRIYTKPEFSQRNVVEAHFCLERAADLGHGPAQLECGMHAWRNRRDGVNNDVRAAYWLLQAQAQGSREAEAALAKIAPRGEPGDWGQCAAMHADGNVRQLGQNHPLLAARLELARCFHLSRAEALLLDIHAADQGHCLLIDISATHGRGKRRLVLIRTAQERQLLDQVVRLFERVDCGVAGPEGNYRQRLYRLKCYLAELDVVQEQQFLAA; translated from the coding sequence ATGGCAAATCGCGAAACATTAGGATTGATCAAGGGGGCACGTGCTGGCGACGTGGCTTGCCAACTGGCGTTGGGACGGGTGTATCTGTTTGGACACGGTGTGCCGCAAAGCTTGCCGACGGCCTTGCACTGGCTGGCGCGGGCGGCCCAGGAGGATAGCGAGGAAGCGTGCCGGCTGATTGGCACCCACGTGCCTTTCGAAGTCGCGCAACCGGCAGCCAAGGCGCTGATTCCGTATTACGCGCAAGCGTTCGATGCGGGCCTGGTGCAGGCGGGCCTGGTACTGGCGCAACTGGTGCTGGGCAACGCCGCCAGTCACTGTGAAGCCTTGCGCGCCAAGGCGCGCGTGGCGCTGGACGCTGCCGTACGCGCCGGCTTGCCCGATGCGCAGTGGTTGTTGTCGCTACAAGAAAAATCATCGGCAACACCGGGGCCGGCCACCAGCGTGGCTGGCGAGCTGGCCTTCGATGGCGACGCGCCGCTGCACGCCTGGCTGGAGCAGGCTTGGCGCCAGGGCAACCATGCGGGTTTTCTGTCGCAAGGCTTGCCGCTGGCGCGCGAGCTGCTGCTGCGCCAGGCCGCCGCCGGGGCGCGCACGATCGCCCTCGACGCTCAGCAGGTGCTGTTGCTGTCGCGTTGCGCCCAGGCATTGGCGCCGGGCGGCGATGCCGAGGGCTGGCAGTGCTGCGAGCTGGCCGCGCATGGCGGCGACCGCACGGCGCAGCTGGAGCTGGGACTCGGCTATGCGCGCATGGATGCGCACGGCCAGCGCCTGGCCACGCGCAACGGCGCCGCCAATTTCAAGCGTGCCGTGCGCTGGCTGACGCAGGCGGGCGAGCAGGGACTGGCCGAAGCCTGGTTCGTGCTGTCGCGCATCTATACGAAACCGGAATTTTCCCAGCGCAATGTCGTCGAAGCGCATTTCTGCCTGGAGCGCGCGGCCGACCTGGGGCATGGGCCGGCGCAGCTCGAGTGCGGCATGCATGCCTGGCGTAACCGCCGCGACGGCGTCAACAACGATGTGCGCGCCGCGTATTGGCTGCTGCAGGCGCAGGCGCAAGGCAGCCGTGAAGCGGAGGCGGCGCTGGCGAAAATCGCGCCTCGAGGCGAGCCCGGCGACTGGGGCCAGTGCGCCGCCATGCACGCCGACGGGAATGTGCGCCAGCTGGGCCAGAACCACCCCCTGCTGGCGGCGCGCCTGGAACTGGCGCGCTGCTTTCATCTGTCGCGTGCCGAGGCCTTGCTGCTCGACATCCACGCGGCCGACCAGGGCCATTGTCTGTTGATCGATATCAGCGCCACGCATGGCCGCGGCAAGCGGCGCCTCGTGCTGATCCGCACGGCGCAGGAGCGCCAGCTGCTCGATCAGGTGGTGCGCCTGTTCGAGCGCGTCGATTGCGGCGTGGCGGGGCCGGAAGGCAATTACCGGCAGCGCCTGTATCGCCTGAAGTGCTATTTGGCGGAACTCGATGTGGTACAGGAACAGCAGTTCCTGGCCGCCTGA
- the dapF gene encoding diaminopimelate epimerase: MKLHFTKMHGAGNDFIVIDAINQDIDFTPAQWQRLADRRFGIGADQILVVEKPRLPGCDFRYRIYNNDGGEVEQCGNGARAFVKFVSEKGLSSKASIRVETMAGVIAPRLELDGSITVDMGAPVLEPQLVPFDAAGLAGVAEGNDTLWPLDLALPDHAASVLVSVVSMGNPHAVQVVDDVDAQDLEVTGPLIEHHPRFPRRVNAGYMQIVDRQHVKLRVFERGAGETLACGTGACAAAVAGIRRGLLDSPVRISARGGELSIAWQGPGQPVLMTGPAVTVFEGTIEL, from the coding sequence ATGAAACTCCACTTTACCAAGATGCACGGCGCGGGCAATGACTTCATCGTCATCGACGCCATCAATCAGGACATCGACTTCACGCCGGCCCAATGGCAGCGCCTGGCCGACCGCCGTTTCGGCATCGGCGCCGACCAGATCCTCGTGGTGGAAAAGCCGCGCCTGCCCGGCTGCGACTTCCGCTACCGCATCTATAACAACGATGGCGGCGAAGTGGAACAGTGCGGCAACGGCGCGCGCGCCTTCGTCAAGTTCGTCAGCGAAAAAGGCTTGTCCAGCAAGGCCAGCATCCGCGTGGAAACCATGGCCGGCGTCATCGCGCCGCGCCTGGAACTCGACGGCAGCATCACGGTCGACATGGGCGCGCCCGTGCTCGAGCCACAGCTGGTACCGTTCGATGCGGCCGGCCTCGCCGGTGTAGCGGAAGGCAACGACACCTTGTGGCCGCTGGACCTGGCCTTGCCGGACCACGCAGCTTCCGTGCTGGTATCCGTCGTCTCGATGGGCAATCCGCATGCCGTGCAAGTGGTCGACGATGTTGATGCGCAAGACCTGGAAGTGACGGGCCCGCTGATCGAGCACCACCCGCGCTTTCCCCGCCGGGTCAACGCCGGCTACATGCAGATCGTCGACCGCCAGCACGTGAAACTGCGCGTGTTCGAGCGGGGCGCGGGAGAAACCCTCGCGTGCGGCACGGGCGCCTGCGCCGCTGCCGTGGCCGGCATCCGTCGCGGCCTGCTCGATTCCCCCGTGCGCATCAGCGCGCGCGGCGGCGAACTGTCGATCGCCTGGCAAGGCCCCGGCCAGCCCGTCCTGATGACGGGCCCGGCAGTGACCGTGTTCGAGGGCACGATCGAGCTGTAG